A genomic segment from Geitlerinema sp. PCC 7407 encodes:
- the psb35 gene encoding photosystem II assembly protein Psb35, giving the protein MNLILAVAETASHFPVSFTAVYVVGFIAAVTLGSIAWYNSKRPPGWEGKERPDVVPKVETKEE; this is encoded by the coding sequence ATGAACTTAATTTTGGCAGTGGCGGAAACTGCATCTCATTTTCCGGTGTCCTTTACGGCAGTGTATGTCGTCGGGTTTATCGCGGCGGTGACGCTGGGCTCGATCGCGTGGTACAACTCCAAGCGTCCACCCGGCTGGGAAGGCAAGGAGCGGCCGGACGTGGTGCCCAAGGTCGAGACCAAGGAAGAGTAA
- a CDS encoding transglycosylase domain-containing protein, giving the protein MLVAFGLGVRALDRGLPDTAEIATFVRDGTLTLKASDGTILQQIGPATRDRLNIDKVPPLVLEAFVAAEDRRFYQHGGVDYPSIARATLTNLFAGGVVEGGSTITQQLARIVFLNQERSLTRKLREARLAQKIERELSKKQILERYLDLVYLGSGAYGVSDAAWAYFSKSVDKLTLGEIATIAGLPPAPSAYSPLIDPETAQARRDIVLARMVEAGFISAQEAADAKASPLKLTPGAPKRLYSETPYFTSYVQKELPKYVSPEVLEASGLTVETTMNLQWQKFAQAAIKDAIELDGPAQGFEQAALVAIDPRNGEVKAIVGGSDFTKSQFNRATQAQRQPGSTFKTFVYTAAIAAGFSPYDGYLDAPYTVDGYSPKNYSRKYTGWMSMRDALINSVNVIAVRTIVDVGFEPTIKMAKDMGVKSKLNPTYSLALGASEVNLLELTSAYGTLAAQGKHVDPHAIRRIINRRGEVIYDAKFSAKQVVDKGSAAIMTWMLEGVVQSGTGKPAQLGRPVAGKTGTSEEARDLWFVGYIPQVVAGVWLGNDDNYPTWGSSGTAAYVWREFMANVVKGMAAEEFPDLPTLDGRKGSIKAKPVQPKRAYYSSAPAESDSQSSSDSYSSSEERYYDSGYESGYSSGGSDESYYEEPAPEPAPPAEEPVYEEPSSYEEPSYVEEAPPPPPEPVVEEAPPPPEAGLEEPAPPSE; this is encoded by the coding sequence ATGCTCGTGGCTTTCGGGCTAGGCGTGCGCGCGCTAGACCGCGGATTGCCGGACACAGCAGAGATCGCCACCTTTGTGCGCGACGGAACGCTCACGCTCAAAGCGTCAGACGGCACGATTTTGCAGCAGATAGGCCCGGCGACACGCGATCGCCTCAATATCGACAAAGTGCCGCCCCTGGTTCTCGAAGCCTTTGTTGCCGCCGAGGATCGCCGCTTTTATCAACACGGTGGCGTTGACTATCCCTCGATTGCGCGCGCGACGCTCACCAATCTTTTTGCGGGAGGCGTTGTTGAGGGGGGTAGCACCATTACGCAGCAGCTCGCTCGCATCGTCTTCCTCAACCAGGAGCGCAGTCTCACCCGCAAACTCCGCGAGGCCCGTCTCGCCCAGAAGATCGAGCGCGAACTCAGCAAAAAGCAGATTCTTGAGCGCTATCTCGACCTGGTCTACCTGGGTTCTGGAGCCTACGGCGTGAGCGACGCCGCGTGGGCCTACTTCAGCAAGTCCGTGGATAAGCTCACCCTTGGGGAAATCGCCACGATCGCCGGTTTGCCCCCCGCCCCGAGCGCCTATTCTCCCCTAATCGACCCCGAGACTGCCCAAGCGCGGCGAGACATCGTCCTTGCTCGCATGGTCGAAGCAGGCTTTATTTCAGCTCAAGAGGCAGCCGACGCCAAGGCATCTCCCCTCAAGCTCACCCCTGGCGCCCCCAAGCGGCTTTACAGCGAAACGCCTTACTTCACGTCCTATGTGCAGAAAGAGCTGCCAAAGTATGTGTCGCCTGAGGTCCTAGAAGCCAGCGGCTTGACGGTGGAAACCACCATGAACCTCCAGTGGCAGAAGTTTGCTCAGGCCGCCATCAAAGACGCCATCGAGCTAGATGGACCCGCCCAAGGATTCGAGCAGGCAGCTCTGGTGGCCATCGATCCGCGCAATGGAGAAGTCAAAGCCATTGTGGGCGGGAGCGACTTCACCAAGAGCCAGTTCAATCGCGCCACGCAGGCCCAGCGGCAGCCAGGCTCGACCTTCAAAACCTTTGTTTACACTGCCGCGATCGCCGCTGGTTTTTCGCCCTACGACGGCTATCTAGATGCTCCTTACACCGTCGACGGCTACAGCCCCAAGAACTACAGCCGCAAGTACACCGGCTGGATGTCGATGCGGGACGCCTTGATCAATTCCGTCAACGTCATCGCCGTCCGAACCATCGTAGATGTGGGCTTTGAGCCCACGATCAAGATGGCCAAGGACATGGGAGTAAAATCAAAACTCAACCCGACCTACTCCCTCGCCCTCGGCGCCTCAGAAGTGAACCTGCTGGAACTCACAAGCGCCTACGGCACTCTGGCAGCTCAGGGTAAACACGTCGACCCCCACGCCATTCGCCGGATTATCAATCGACGGGGCGAGGTCATCTACGACGCAAAATTCTCCGCCAAACAGGTCGTCGACAAGGGCAGCGCCGCCATCATGACGTGGATGCTGGAAGGGGTCGTCCAGAGCGGAACTGGCAAACCTGCTCAGCTCGGTCGTCCCGTGGCCGGTAAAACCGGCACCTCTGAGGAGGCGCGCGATCTCTGGTTTGTCGGCTACATTCCCCAAGTGGTCGCCGGTGTGTGGCTTGGTAACGACGACAACTATCCTACGTGGGGCAGCAGCGGCACAGCCGCCTACGTGTGGCGAGAGTTTATGGCCAATGTTGTCAAGGGTATGGCAGCGGAGGAGTTTCCAGATTTGCCGACGCTCGATGGGCGCAAAGGCAGCATCAAAGCGAAGCCAGTCCAGCCAAAGCGCGCTTACTACAGCAGCGCTCCCGCAGAGTCTGACAGCCAGAGCAGTAGCGACTCTTACTCGTCTTCAGAGGAGCGCTACTACGACAGCGGCTATGAAAGTGGCTACAGCAGCGGTGGCAGTGACGAGAGCTACTATGAAGAGCCGGCTCCCGAACCAGCACCGCCCGCTGAGGAGCCAGTGTACGAAGAGCCGAGCAGCTACGAGGAACCGAGCTACGTTGAGGAGGCTCCTCCTCCACCGCCGGAGCCAGTTGTAGAAGAGGCACCGCCACCGCCCGAAGCAGGTCTCGAAGAGCCTGCTCCCCCTTCCGAGTGA
- the chlG gene encoding chlorophyll synthase ChlG codes for MSDPTPDYSPEKVETLEPPAQEAAGDLSTNGNRTAKARQLLGMKGAEAGETSIWKIRLQLMKPITWIPLIWGVVCGAASSGHFTWNLENVLVAAACMLLSGPLLTGYTQTLNDFYDREIDAINEPYRPIPSGAISVPQVVAQILVLLFSGIGVAYALDLWAGHSFPHVTAVALLGTFLAYIYSAPPLKLKQNGWMGNYALGASYIALPWWAGQALFGELTPTIVVVTLFYSLAGLGIAVVNDFKSVEGDRQLGLKSLPVMFGIQSAAWICVLMIDLFQAGIAGYLISIQQNLYAAILLLLVIPQITFQDMYFLRDPLKNDVKYQASAQPFLVLGMLVAALAMGRALA; via the coding sequence ATGTCAGATCCAACGCCTGACTACTCTCCCGAAAAAGTTGAGACGCTAGAGCCCCCCGCCCAGGAAGCGGCGGGTGATTTGTCTACCAACGGCAACCGGACCGCCAAAGCCCGCCAACTGCTGGGCATGAAGGGCGCAGAAGCGGGTGAAACCTCCATTTGGAAGATCCGTCTTCAGCTGATGAAGCCCATCACCTGGATCCCGCTGATCTGGGGCGTGGTGTGCGGCGCAGCCTCTTCGGGACATTTCACCTGGAACCTGGAGAATGTCTTGGTGGCGGCTGCCTGTATGCTGCTGTCGGGTCCGCTGCTGACCGGCTACACCCAGACCCTCAACGATTTCTACGATCGCGAAATCGACGCGATCAACGAGCCCTATCGCCCCATCCCCTCCGGAGCGATTTCGGTGCCTCAGGTGGTTGCACAGATTTTGGTGCTGCTCTTTTCGGGGATCGGCGTGGCCTACGCCCTGGACCTGTGGGCAGGCCACAGCTTCCCCCACGTAACGGCGGTGGCGCTTTTGGGGACTTTCTTGGCCTACATCTACTCAGCGCCTCCACTCAAGCTGAAGCAAAATGGCTGGATGGGGAACTATGCTCTGGGAGCAAGCTACATTGCGCTGCCCTGGTGGGCGGGTCAGGCTCTGTTTGGAGAGCTGACGCCGACCATTGTTGTGGTGACGCTGTTCTACAGCTTGGCGGGTCTGGGTATTGCCGTGGTCAATGACTTCAAGAGCGTGGAAGGCGATCGCCAGCTCGGTCTCAAGTCGCTACCGGTCATGTTTGGGATTCAGAGCGCCGCCTGGATCTGCGTCCTGATGATTGACCTGTTCCAAGCAGGCATTGCAGGCTACTTGATCAGCATCCAACAAAATCTCTACGCCGCGATTTTGCTACTGCTGGTCATCCCCCAGATCACGTTCCAGGATATGTATTTCCTCCGTGATCCCCTCAAGAACGACGTGAAATACCAGGCCAGTGCTCAGCCTTTTTTGGTTTTGGGAATGCTGGTGGCAGCTTTGGCTATGGGCCGAGCGCTTGCCTAG
- a CDS encoding ArsA family ATPase, with the protein MALILTFLGKGGTGRTTVAIAAAKRLSSQGRRVLLVNQDPGPSLGLLLNVELGCDPQEIAPNLQVVQLQTATMLERSWDEVKGIEAQYLRTPVLKAVYGQELGVLPGMDSALALNALREYDASDRYDVIIYDGPGDQTTLRMFGMPEMASWYIRRFRQVFADSDVGRALSPFIQPVSSAILNVNLLGDTFAQPTQQANNILNEGIEAIANPTRVAAYLVTTGDPAAIATARYLWGSAQQIGLTVGGILINESVIADSIAAQFAPAFEKLFEAYDPGASIAELVGQTFSPLPVASLPARADGNWDGLMAAMPDFGQAAQAPRPVTIDVAERKVHLFLPGFDKKQVKLTQYGPEVTIEAGDQRRNVALPPALSGRQVTGAKFQNGYLTISF; encoded by the coding sequence ATGGCCTTGATTTTGACGTTTTTGGGCAAAGGCGGTACTGGCCGAACGACGGTGGCGATCGCTGCTGCCAAGCGCCTATCCAGTCAGGGGCGACGAGTCCTTTTGGTCAATCAAGATCCGGGACCGAGCCTCGGGCTGCTGTTGAATGTGGAGCTGGGCTGCGATCCTCAAGAGATTGCGCCCAATCTGCAGGTGGTCCAGCTTCAGACGGCGACCATGCTGGAGCGAAGCTGGGATGAGGTGAAGGGCATTGAGGCCCAGTACTTGCGAACTCCGGTTCTCAAGGCCGTCTATGGCCAGGAGCTGGGGGTGTTGCCGGGCATGGACAGCGCCCTTGCTCTGAACGCGCTGCGAGAGTACGACGCGAGCGATCGCTACGACGTCATCATTTATGATGGCCCCGGCGATCAAACCACGCTGCGAATGTTTGGCATGCCTGAGATGGCGAGCTGGTACATTCGGCGGTTCCGTCAGGTTTTTGCGGACTCCGATGTGGGTCGAGCGCTCTCGCCGTTCATTCAGCCGGTGTCTAGCGCCATTTTGAATGTGAATCTCCTTGGCGACACGTTTGCCCAGCCGACCCAGCAGGCCAACAATATTTTGAATGAGGGAATTGAGGCGATCGCCAATCCCACTCGGGTGGCGGCTTACCTGGTGACAACGGGAGATCCTGCGGCGATCGCCACAGCCCGTTATCTATGGGGCAGCGCCCAGCAAATCGGCCTGACCGTCGGCGGCATCTTGATCAATGAGTCTGTGATTGCTGACTCGATCGCCGCCCAGTTTGCCCCGGCCTTCGAAAAGCTCTTTGAGGCCTACGATCCCGGAGCGTCGATCGCTGAGCTCGTGGGTCAGACCTTCTCTCCCCTACCGGTGGCCTCGCTTCCCGCCCGCGCCGACGGCAACTGGGACGGGCTGATGGCAGCGATGCCCGACTTTGGCCAAGCGGCTCAGGCGCCCCGTCCTGTCACCATTGACGTGGCAGAGCGCAAAGTTCATCTCTTCTTGCCAGGATTTGACAAGAAACAGGTCAAGCTGACCCAGTACGGCCCCGAGGTGACCATTGAGGCAGGCGATCAGCGGCGCAATGTTGCGCTTCCTCCGGCCCTAAGCGGTCGCCAAGTGACCGGCGCCAAGTTCCAAAACGGCTACTTGACGATCAGTTTTTAA
- a CDS encoding DUF2862 domain-containing protein: MEIGQKVRVRRLRDRAPQEVIGRLGKTGVIREYKMVDGSGVGVVVQFEDKFATWFFEDELEAAR, translated from the coding sequence ATGGAAATCGGGCAGAAAGTGCGAGTACGTCGGCTGCGCGACCGAGCGCCCCAAGAAGTCATTGGCCGCCTTGGCAAAACGGGGGTGATCCGCGAGTACAAGATGGTTGATGGTAGCGGCGTTGGCGTTGTCGTTCAGTTTGAAGACAAGTTTGCCACCTGGTTTTTTGAAGACGAGCTCGAAGCTGCTCGCTAG
- the hisF gene encoding imidazole glycerol phosphate synthase subunit HisF — MLAKRILPCLDVKAGRVVKGVNFVDLKDAGDPVELAQVYNEAGADELVFLDITATHEDRDIILDVVYRTAEQVFIPLTVGGGIQNLETIKNLLRAGADKVSINSSAVRDPDFINRASDRFGNQCIVVAIDARRRPDPTNPGWDVYVRGGRENTGLDALAWAKEVAQRGAGELLVTSMDADGTQAGYDLALTRAIAEQVEIPVIASGGAGNCDHIQEALTEGKAEAALLASLLHYGQLTVEQIKKHLAKNNIPVRYP, encoded by the coding sequence ATGTTGGCGAAGAGAATTCTGCCCTGTTTGGATGTAAAAGCGGGTCGCGTTGTCAAAGGGGTCAACTTTGTCGACCTCAAGGACGCGGGTGATCCGGTAGAGCTAGCCCAGGTCTACAACGAAGCAGGGGCAGATGAGCTGGTGTTTCTCGATATCACCGCCACTCATGAAGACCGCGACATTATTTTGGATGTTGTGTACCGCACCGCCGAGCAAGTGTTTATCCCGCTAACCGTGGGGGGCGGCATCCAAAACTTAGAAACAATTAAAAATTTGTTAAGAGCCGGGGCAGACAAAGTTAGCATTAACTCTTCTGCTGTCCGGGATCCAGACTTTATTAACCGGGCCAGCGATCGCTTTGGTAACCAGTGCATTGTGGTGGCCATTGACGCCCGCCGTCGCCCCGACCCCACTAACCCCGGCTGGGATGTCTACGTCCGGGGCGGCCGCGAAAACACGGGCCTCGATGCCCTCGCGTGGGCCAAGGAAGTCGCCCAGCGCGGTGCGGGAGAGCTGCTGGTGACCAGCATGGACGCAGACGGGACCCAGGCGGGCTATGACCTTGCCCTGACGCGGGCGATCGCCGAACAGGTGGAAATCCCCGTGATCGCCTCTGGTGGAGCGGGCAACTGCGACCACATCCAAGAAGCCCTCACAGAGGGCAAAGCAGAGGCCGCGCTTCTAGCGTCTTTGCTGCACTATGGTCAACTGACTGTCGAACAAATTAAAAAACACTTAGCAAAAAACAATATTCCGGTCCGTTATCCCTAG
- a CDS encoding response regulator: MENAIPEIEHISRQIMNLERPKKPKMLVVDDEPDNLDLLYRTFRRDFQVLRAESGIQALEILETEGEVAVIISDQRMPEMKGTEFLSKTVPQFPNTMRIILTGFTDVEDLVEAINSGQVYKYITKPWDPNELKAVVQRAAETYELLNQRTDELRRAHAQMALLSTIVQVAKDAATLQDALQPIAEAFCQNFAADTCVLRLVENGQLQAAQGAFGADLAAEWLAQDPLIQEALSSGVVQGSVNIPTDGALANVPHYQSAGIQAHLVVPIAYRSQILGVLSLQWRQPCQLREDELALIHLSAQQVALALACTL; this comes from the coding sequence ATGGAGAATGCTATTCCAGAGATTGAGCACATTAGTCGTCAAATAATGAACCTGGAACGCCCCAAAAAGCCCAAGATGTTGGTGGTTGATGATGAGCCAGACAACCTTGATCTGCTCTATCGGACGTTTCGTCGAGATTTCCAAGTTTTGCGGGCTGAAAGTGGTATCCAGGCCTTAGAAATTTTGGAAACAGAAGGGGAAGTCGCAGTCATCATTTCCGACCAGCGAATGCCGGAAATGAAGGGCACAGAGTTTCTGAGCAAAACGGTGCCGCAGTTTCCCAACACGATGCGCATTATTTTGACGGGCTTCACCGATGTTGAAGACCTGGTGGAGGCGATCAACTCTGGCCAAGTTTACAAGTACATTACGAAGCCCTGGGACCCCAACGAGCTGAAGGCTGTGGTCCAAAGAGCGGCGGAGACCTACGAACTGCTCAATCAGCGGACGGATGAGCTGCGCCGCGCCCATGCTCAGATGGCTCTGCTGTCCACGATCGTGCAGGTGGCCAAGGATGCTGCGACCCTGCAAGATGCCCTACAGCCGATCGCTGAGGCCTTTTGTCAGAATTTTGCGGCAGATACCTGTGTGTTGCGCCTTGTGGAAAACGGCCAGCTCCAGGCAGCGCAAGGAGCCTTCGGCGCCGATCTGGCGGCGGAGTGGCTGGCTCAAGATCCGTTGATTCAAGAGGCGCTCTCGAGCGGCGTTGTCCAGGGATCGGTCAACATTCCGACGGATGGTGCTTTGGCGAATGTGCCCCACTATCAGTCTGCGGGTATTCAGGCCCATTTGGTGGTGCCGATCGCCTACCGGTCTCAGATCTTGGGCGTACTCTCGCTCCAGTGGCGGCAGCCTTGCCAGCTACGAGAAGATGAGCTGGCGCTCATTCATTTGTCTGCGCAGCAGGTGGCTTTGGCTTTGGCTTGCACGCTGTAG
- the ubiE gene encoding bifunctional demethylmenaquinone methyltransferase/2-methoxy-6-polyprenyl-1,4-benzoquinol methylase UbiE, which produces MIPLDVAQEPAAEPRRGTHESAERVQTIFDRIAPVYDQFNDWLSLGLHRVWKRMAVKWSGAQVGDRCLDICCGSGDLALLLAQRVGRSGSVVGLDFSASQLAIAQERSRVAGDQSAPVEWVQGDALDLPFPAEHFDAVTMSYGLRNVVDIAQALAEVHRVLKPGAIAAILDFHRPEPGPLQAFQDWYLETIVVSTAQRFGMTDEYAYISPSLAQFPTGQEQKAIALQAGFAQATHYPIAGGMMGVLVVQKSSP; this is translated from the coding sequence ATGATTCCTCTCGATGTGGCCCAAGAGCCTGCTGCTGAACCCAGGCGTGGTACCCATGAGTCTGCTGAGCGCGTGCAGACGATTTTTGACCGTATTGCGCCGGTGTATGACCAGTTCAACGATTGGTTGAGCCTGGGGCTTCATCGAGTTTGGAAGCGGATGGCGGTGAAGTGGAGCGGCGCTCAGGTGGGCGATCGCTGCCTAGATATTTGCTGCGGAAGCGGAGACCTAGCGCTGCTGTTGGCGCAGCGAGTGGGCCGGTCGGGCTCGGTGGTGGGCCTGGATTTTTCGGCGTCTCAGCTGGCGATCGCCCAGGAGCGATCCCGCGTAGCTGGGGACCAGAGCGCTCCGGTAGAGTGGGTCCAGGGAGACGCGCTTGATTTGCCGTTTCCGGCAGAGCACTTTGACGCGGTGACCATGAGCTACGGCCTGCGGAACGTGGTGGATATTGCCCAGGCTCTGGCTGAGGTGCATCGGGTGCTCAAGCCAGGGGCGATCGCGGCGATTTTGGATTTTCACCGTCCAGAGCCTGGGCCCTTGCAAGCGTTTCAGGATTGGTATCTAGAGACTATCGTGGTCTCGACAGCCCAGCGCTTTGGCATGACCGATGAGTATGCCTACATCAGCCCCAGCCTGGCGCAGTTTCCGACCGGACAGGAGCAAAAGGCGATCGCCCTACAAGCAGGCTTTGCCCAAGCAACGCACTATCCCATCGCTGGTGGCATGATGGGAGTATTGGTTGTGCAAAAATCCAGCCCTTAA
- a CDS encoding DUF445 domain-containing protein has product MDLSTFLLIVAPPVTGGIIGYFTNDLAIKMLFRPYRPLYIGGRKLPFTPGLIPSNQERLAQRIADTIMGSLLTPAELENLARRLLQTERVEGAISWLLRSALNQIRSDQEQKTAKILSNVLRDLFSESLPRMLRVLARREDFLEVQLNQIFDQVLLDLQLNAAQATQLADWLLTEVLSPNMVRQGLVDFLTDRNIQVIDEGFRERTSGTYWVVANLFGVRNSLVRLRTYCLDEREESNARIAELIASLGVRDRLRELLRDLSLQNLPVSTVRQLRKTMRDTVRVYLQDRGTEVLQGLGSSLDWDYIAALILGRLSQSETVTTSLDLVSRELALILERYLEQDLESIVAQAIPILNIDQVIINRVKATSPEDLEAAIQGIVRSELQAIVNLGGILGFVIGLLQATTLLLR; this is encoded by the coding sequence TTGGATCTCTCCACGTTTCTACTGATTGTGGCGCCGCCTGTGACGGGAGGCATCATTGGCTATTTCACCAATGATTTGGCGATCAAGATGCTCTTTCGCCCCTACCGTCCGCTGTACATTGGCGGTCGCAAGCTGCCCTTTACACCCGGCCTGATCCCGAGCAATCAGGAGCGGCTGGCCCAGCGAATCGCAGACACGATTATGGGGTCTCTGCTGACGCCGGCGGAGCTAGAAAACCTGGCGCGGCGGCTGCTGCAAACTGAGCGCGTGGAAGGGGCGATTTCGTGGCTGCTGCGCTCGGCGCTCAATCAAATTCGCTCCGATCAAGAGCAGAAAACGGCGAAAATTCTCAGCAATGTGCTGCGAGATCTGTTTAGCGAGTCGCTGCCGCGGATGCTGCGCGTGCTGGCCCGGCGTGAGGACTTCTTGGAGGTCCAGCTCAACCAAATTTTTGATCAGGTGCTGCTCGACTTGCAGCTCAACGCGGCCCAGGCGACGCAGCTGGCGGACTGGCTGCTGACTGAGGTGCTCTCACCCAATATGGTTCGCCAAGGTCTGGTGGACTTTTTGACCGATCGCAACATTCAGGTGATCGATGAGGGGTTTCGAGAGCGCACCAGCGGCACCTACTGGGTGGTGGCTAACTTGTTTGGGGTGCGAAATTCTCTGGTGCGCCTGCGCACCTACTGCCTAGATGAGCGGGAGGAAAGCAACGCTCGGATTGCAGAGCTAATTGCGAGCCTGGGAGTGCGCGATCGCCTGCGAGAGCTGCTGCGGGACCTATCGCTACAGAATCTGCCGGTGTCCACCGTGCGCCAGCTGCGCAAGACGATGCGGGACACGGTGCGCGTGTACCTGCAAGATCGCGGTACGGAAGTTCTGCAAGGACTGGGTTCGTCCCTGGATTGGGATTACATCGCGGCGCTGATTTTGGGTCGCCTCAGCCAGTCAGAAACCGTGACGACATCCCTGGATTTGGTCAGTCGCGAACTCGCGCTCATTTTGGAGCGCTACCTGGAACAAGATCTTGAGTCGATCGTGGCCCAGGCAATTCCGATTTTGAATATTGATCAGGTGATTATTAATCGCGTGAAAGCGACGTCTCCAGAAGACTTGGAGGCGGCTATTCAGGGGATCGTGCGCAGTGAACTGCAGGCGATCGTCAATTTGGGCGGTATTTTGGGGTTTGTGATTGGCTTGCTCCAGGCAACGACCTTGCTGTTGCGCTAG
- the rsgA gene encoding small ribosomal subunit biogenesis GTPase RsgA produces MADTAPTEQSKGWLGTVLAVQANYYQVRLADQTADEPLPTRDLLCTRRSRLKKTGQRVMVGDRVLVEEPDWAGGRGAIAEVLPRQTELNRPPVANADQILLVFALSAPPVEPLQLSRFLVKAESTGMRVQMCFNKRDLVSAEEQCQWHARLTDWGYEPIMISVAQGAGLQDILRQLEGQTTIISGPSGVGKSSLINLLIPELELRVGDVSGKLQRGRHTTRHVELFHLPGGGLLADTPGFNQPELDCTPEALTQCFPEIRDRLHRDRCQFSDCLHRDEPNCAVRGDWERYPYYLQLLDEAIARQDALNRTSEGEATFKVKSREEGQIQYEPKLEPKKYRQSSRRSRQQALQEWAKGNADLLDEDEEIH; encoded by the coding sequence ATGGCAGACACCGCCCCAACTGAGCAAAGCAAGGGCTGGCTAGGGACGGTTTTGGCGGTTCAGGCAAACTACTATCAAGTCCGCTTGGCGGATCAAACAGCAGATGAGCCCCTGCCGACTCGGGATTTGCTGTGTACCCGGCGATCGCGTTTGAAGAAAACCGGTCAGCGGGTGATGGTGGGCGATCGCGTTTTGGTAGAGGAGCCTGACTGGGCTGGCGGTCGAGGAGCGATCGCCGAAGTGCTGCCACGCCAGACTGAGCTCAATCGCCCCCCCGTCGCCAATGCGGACCAGATTTTGCTGGTGTTTGCCCTGAGCGCGCCGCCGGTCGAGCCGCTTCAGCTCAGCCGCTTTTTGGTCAAGGCCGAGTCCACCGGTATGCGCGTGCAGATGTGCTTTAACAAGCGCGATCTGGTTTCGGCCGAGGAGCAGTGCCAGTGGCACGCTCGTCTCACGGACTGGGGCTATGAGCCGATTATGATCAGCGTGGCCCAGGGCGCAGGGCTGCAAGACATTTTGAGGCAGCTAGAGGGACAGACGACCATCATTTCCGGGCCGTCCGGGGTTGGCAAGTCCAGCTTGATCAATCTGCTGATTCCGGAGCTCGAGCTGCGAGTGGGGGATGTCTCGGGCAAGCTGCAGCGCGGGCGCCACACAACCCGCCATGTCGAGCTTTTTCATCTGCCTGGAGGCGGGCTGCTAGCCGATACCCCTGGCTTCAATCAGCCCGAGCTTGACTGCACGCCAGAAGCCCTAACGCAGTGTTTCCCAGAGATTCGCGATCGCCTGCACCGCGATCGCTGCCAGTTCAGCGACTGCCTGCACCGAGACGAGCCAAACTGCGCTGTGCGGGGAGACTGGGAGCGCTATCCCTACTATTTGCAGCTGCTCGATGAGGCGATCGCCCGCCAAGACGCCCTCAACCGAACCAGCGAAGGCGAGGCTACTTTTAAGGTCAAGTCCCGCGAAGAAGGGCAGATCCAGTATGAGCCCAAGCTAGAGCCCAAAAAATATCGCCAGTCCTCCCGGCGCAGCCGCCAGCAGGCGCTTCAGGAGTGGGCCAAGGGCAACGCTGACCTGCTCGACGAAGACGAAGAGATTCACTAG
- a CDS encoding sulfurtransferase TusA family protein: MSQAFVDFPAADAQLDLRGTPCPINFVRTKLRLEQMTPGSVLEVWLDPGEPMEQVPDSLTMAGYAVEQIEDHSSFFALRIRRPESAL, encoded by the coding sequence ATGAGCCAGGCTTTTGTGGATTTTCCTGCAGCAGATGCTCAGCTGGATCTGCGGGGTACGCCCTGTCCTATTAACTTTGTGCGCACCAAGCTACGCCTTGAGCAGATGACTCCAGGGTCAGTGCTGGAAGTCTGGCTCGATCCGGGAGAGCCGATGGAGCAGGTGCCTGATAGCCTAACGATGGCAGGTTACGCGGTGGAGCAGATCGAGGATCACTCCAGCTTTTTTGCGCTGAGAATCCGCCGTCCTGAGAGCGCTCTGTGA